The following proteins are co-located in the Desulfobacterales bacterium genome:
- a CDS encoding toll/interleukin-1 receptor domain-containing protein, whose protein sequence is MTDMFISYSSNDAEKVGRLVEALKSKGANLWFDDEQILPGDDLIQKMSEGISQCRYYLICLSPSFDKKPPTSWVKKEFKMAMLKEHKEGKQCIIPVRIKKGGSIPHEIGEKAYADLTTAKRWAKNLPKLCKKLGI, encoded by the coding sequence ATGACTGATATGTTTATATCTTACTCAAGCAATGACGCCGAGAAGGTAGGTAGGCTTGTTGAGGCACTGAAATCCAAAGGTGCAAATCTATGGTTTGACGACGAGCAGATTTTGCCCGGAGATGATCTTATCCAAAAAATGTCAGAAGGCATTTCACAATGTCGATATTATTTGATTTGCCTGAGTCCCTCTTTTGACAAAAAGCCACCAACATCGTGGGTGAAAAAAGAATTCAAAATGGCAATGCTCAAAGAACATAAAGAGGGAAAGCAGTGCATCATTCCTGTTCGTATTAAAAAGGGCGGATCTATTCCACATGAAATAGGTGAAAAAGCATATGCAGATCTTACTACTGCTAAAAGGTGGGCCAAAAATCTTCCAAAATTATGTAAAAAACTTGGAATTTAG
- a CDS encoding SufD family Fe-S cluster assembly protein → MLDAIDKQVLKEVADLEGIPKGAYNIRKNGQLVGREVSANINIEASEKGDGITINIKPGTVNESVHIPVILSQAGLHDTVYNTFIIGEDSDVTIIAGCGIHCGSSESEGHSGIHEFQIKKGAKVKYIEKHVALGEGTGKRILNPTTKVFMEENASAEMELTQLGGVDEAKRYNEAQIGAGSVLLITERVMTEGSQAAESRNDIELSGTDSKTNIVSRSVVKGDSNQDFYVNLTARAKCYGHIECDAIIMDNGTNQTIPALKALHPDAEMTHEASIGKIANDQLMKLMSLGLAYDAAVNKIIQGFLK, encoded by the coding sequence ATGCTCGATGCTATCGATAAACAGGTTTTAAAGGAAGTCGCCGATCTCGAGGGGATTCCCAAGGGCGCCTATAACATCCGCAAAAACGGACAGCTCGTGGGCAGAGAGGTTTCCGCGAACATCAACATCGAGGCCAGCGAAAAAGGCGACGGGATTACCATTAATATTAAGCCGGGCACGGTGAACGAGTCCGTCCACATCCCCGTGATACTTTCCCAGGCGGGCCTCCATGACACGGTGTATAACACCTTTATCATCGGCGAGGATTCGGATGTCACCATTATCGCGGGCTGCGGTATACACTGCGGCAGCTCCGAGTCCGAGGGCCACTCCGGCATCCACGAATTCCAGATCAAGAAAGGCGCCAAAGTCAAATACATCGAAAAGCATGTGGCTTTAGGCGAGGGCACGGGCAAACGCATCTTAAACCCCACCACCAAGGTATTTATGGAGGAAAACGCCAGCGCGGAAATGGAGCTTACCCAGCTGGGCGGCGTGGACGAGGCCAAGCGCTACAATGAGGCCCAAATCGGGGCGGGCAGCGTTCTCCTAATCACCGAACGGGTGATGACCGAGGGCAGCCAGGCAGCGGAATCCAGAAACGACATTGAACTCTCCGGCACGGACAGCAAGACGAATATCGTCTCCCGGTCGGTGGTGAAAGGCGATTCCAACCAGGATTTTTACGTGAACCTCACCGCGCGCGCCAAATGCTACGGCCACATCGAGTGCGACGCCATTATCATGGACAACGGCACCAACCAGACCATTCCGGCGCTAAAGGCCCTGCATCCGGATGCGGAGATGACGCACGAGGCATCCATCGGCAAAATCGCCAACGACCAGCTGATGAAGCTCATGAGCCTGGGGCTTGCCTATGATGCGGCGGTGAATAAGATTATTCAGGGGTTTTTAAAGTAA
- a CDS encoding glycoside hydrolase family 31 protein codes for MAKLNESLGDYVSHERMETGLRIVAENAEIDVVICDPAVCRIRVTRPADETSDFSYALTAAPDPATFDLSDMEEAFEIRTSRFSAKISKYPVRVYFCTLSGGLINEDDPAFGVSWIGDEITAYKQLQPGERFLGLGEKTGHLDRAGSACTNWNTDYWAYPADADPLYTSMPFYIGVHTGLCYGMFFDSTYKTTFNFGASNDRFASFSAEAGPLDYYFIHDETVAGILNAFTRLIGRMPMPPIWSLGYQQCRFSYFPDQEVLTVARQFRNRGIPADVIYLDIHYMDGFRMFTWDQTRFPDPQNLIDKLRAMGFHVAVILDPGIKIEDGYAPYEDGIANGVFVTYPDGKPYAGEVWPGWCHFPDFTNPGVRAWWAGWLKDLADKGIEGFWNDMNEPSAWGKCIPNLIEFDFEGCKATHKQAHNVYGMQMARATWTGAVKWLKNKRPFVLTRAGYTGVQRYAAVWTGDNISDDAHMLADVRMVNSMGLSGMPFSGYDIGGFVGECGPNLFARWISIGVFAPLMRGHTMINSRDAEPWCFGEEVEAIAGNFIRLRYRLLPYIYSAFYECSQTGMPVARSLAIEYAHDPMVYNHAYDHEYLFGDAILVVPVASDVHITKLYLPAGRWYDFYTDQRLEGDKELLWEAPQDKLPIFIRAGSVIPMQQPVSCTDQMPEGPLELHVYADPEKERVFTCYEDDGCTRDYQKGIFFRRDIRLTPKELVLEPATGDYESRFDQIKVYFHGFDFNNQEHIPFNRKKKPLRAESFRFFDPIAPLDKNGDAFDPYGELPVFSVTARHSREQMKFRF; via the coding sequence ATGGCAAAACTAAATGAATCCCTGGGCGATTATGTCTCTCACGAGCGCATGGAAACTGGTCTTCGCATCGTTGCAGAAAACGCGGAGATTGATGTGGTAATATGTGATCCTGCCGTCTGCCGGATAAGGGTTACCCGACCGGCGGATGAAACAAGTGATTTCTCCTATGCGCTTACGGCGGCGCCAGACCCTGCCACTTTTGATTTGTCAGATATGGAAGAGGCGTTCGAAATACGGACAAGCCGCTTTAGCGCCAAAATCAGCAAATATCCGGTACGGGTGTATTTCTGTACGCTATCCGGCGGCCTGATAAACGAAGATGATCCGGCATTCGGCGTATCCTGGATCGGAGATGAAATCACCGCCTATAAACAGCTTCAACCCGGCGAACGGTTTCTCGGGCTGGGCGAGAAAACCGGTCACCTGGATCGGGCGGGGTCCGCCTGCACCAACTGGAACACCGATTACTGGGCCTATCCGGCTGATGCGGATCCGCTTTATACCAGCATGCCGTTCTATATCGGCGTGCATACCGGACTCTGCTACGGAATGTTTTTCGACAGTACTTATAAAACCACTTTTAATTTCGGGGCGTCAAACGACCGGTTTGCGTCTTTTTCGGCTGAGGCCGGCCCCCTGGATTACTATTTCATTCATGATGAGACGGTGGCCGGTATTCTGAACGCATTCACGCGCCTTATCGGGCGAATGCCGATGCCGCCGATCTGGAGTCTGGGCTATCAGCAGTGCCGGTTCAGCTACTTTCCGGACCAGGAGGTTTTAACCGTAGCCCGGCAGTTTCGAAACCGGGGGATCCCCGCGGATGTGATTTATCTGGATATCCATTACATGGACGGATTCCGGATGTTTACCTGGGATCAGACGCGTTTTCCCGATCCGCAGAATCTGATCGACAAGCTAAGGGCCATGGGGTTTCATGTGGCGGTGATTCTGGATCCCGGCATAAAGATCGAGGACGGCTACGCCCCTTATGAGGACGGCATTGCCAATGGGGTGTTCGTGACATACCCGGACGGAAAACCCTATGCCGGCGAAGTATGGCCGGGATGGTGCCATTTTCCGGATTTTACGAACCCGGGCGTCCGGGCATGGTGGGCCGGATGGCTGAAAGACCTGGCGGATAAGGGAATCGAGGGGTTCTGGAATGATATGAATGAGCCTTCTGCATGGGGCAAATGCATCCCCAACCTGATTGAGTTCGATTTCGAGGGTTGCAAGGCAACCCATAAGCAGGCGCATAATGTTTACGGCATGCAGATGGCCCGGGCCACATGGACGGGGGCGGTTAAATGGCTTAAAAACAAGCGGCCGTTTGTCCTGACCCGGGCGGGCTATACCGGGGTGCAGAGATACGCCGCGGTCTGGACCGGGGACAATATCTCAGATGACGCGCACATGCTGGCCGATGTCCGGATGGTAAACAGCATGGGGCTCTCCGGGATGCCGTTTAGCGGCTATGATATCGGCGGCTTTGTGGGCGAATGCGGCCCGAATTTGTTTGCCCGCTGGATCAGCATCGGAGTCTTTGCCCCGCTCATGCGCGGTCATACCATGATAAACAGCCGGGATGCCGAGCCCTGGTGTTTCGGCGAGGAGGTGGAGGCGATCGCCGGAAATTTCATTCGCCTGAGGTACCGGCTTTTGCCCTATATTTACAGCGCCTTTTATGAATGCAGCCAGACCGGCATGCCGGTGGCACGGAGTCTTGCCATCGAGTACGCCCATGATCCAATGGTTTATAATCACGCCTACGATCATGAATATCTCTTCGGTGATGCCATCCTGGTGGTGCCGGTGGCCTCAGACGTGCACATCACCAAGCTCTATCTCCCGGCCGGCCGCTGGTATGACTTTTATACCGACCAGAGGCTTGAGGGCGATAAAGAGCTCCTTTGGGAGGCGCCGCAGGATAAGCTTCCGATTTTTATCCGCGCCGGCAGTGTGATCCCCATGCAGCAGCCGGTCTCGTGCACGGATCAAATGCCGGAGGGGCCCCTTGAGCTCCATGTGTATGCAGACCCGGAAAAGGAGCGCGTGTTTACCTGTTACGAGGATGACGGGTGCACGCGGGATTATCAGAAGGGAATCTTTTTTCGGCGCGATATCCGGCTTACCCCGAAGGAACTGGTCCTTGAGCCGGCAACCGGCGATTATGAATCAAGGTTCGATCAGATCAAAGTCTATTTTCACGGCTTTGATTTTAACAACCAGGAACATATACCATTTAACCGGAAGAAAAAACCGCTGCGCGCGGAATCCTTCCGGTTCTTTGATCCGATTGCGCCGCTAGACAAAAACGGCGATGCATTTGATCCGTACGGGGAACTGCCGGTTTTTTCGGTAACGGCCAGGCACAGCCGGGAACAAATGAAGTTCAGATTTTAA
- a CDS encoding ATP-binding cassette domain-containing protein — MLELQNISFTAPEAEPGSESQPLRAIIEDLSFTFEPGKFYAITGPNGSGKTTIAKLIMGINELTKGKILFEDKDISQLPINERSQAGIVYGFQNPARFKGTTFRDLLSVAAGTDDEDELARIIARVGICSMDFLDKPVDSKLSGGEIKKIELATVIARNPKVAIYDEPDTGIDLWTIGPMVDLLKREQSENNTTTIVVSHNKAFLEAADTLLLLKDGRIAYTGDLEGAMPMLEDLSVCTFSDTCEGEANARCYR; from the coding sequence ATGCTGGAACTACAAAATATTTCCTTTACGGCGCCCGAGGCGGAGCCGGGTTCGGAAAGCCAGCCGCTGCGCGCCATTATCGAGGACCTCAGCTTTACGTTCGAGCCGGGCAAATTCTATGCCATCACCGGTCCCAACGGCTCCGGCAAAACCACCATTGCCAAGCTGATCATGGGCATTAATGAACTGACAAAAGGCAAGATCCTGTTTGAAGACAAGGATATCAGCCAGCTGCCCATTAATGAAAGGTCCCAGGCCGGTATCGTCTACGGGTTTCAGAATCCCGCCCGATTCAAGGGCACCACGTTCAGGGATCTCCTGTCTGTTGCCGCGGGGACCGATGACGAGGATGAGCTGGCCAGAATCATCGCCAGGGTGGGAATCTGCTCGATGGATTTTCTGGACAAGCCGGTGGACAGCAAGCTCTCCGGCGGTGAGATCAAAAAAATCGAACTGGCCACGGTGATTGCGCGAAACCCAAAGGTGGCCATCTATGACGAGCCGGACACCGGCATCGATCTCTGGACCATCGGCCCTATGGTGGACCTGCTCAAGCGGGAGCAGAGTGAAAACAACACGACCACCATCGTGGTCAGCCATAACAAGGCGTTTCTTGAAGCCGCGGACACCCTTTTGCTGCTAAAAGACGGCCGCATCGCCTATACCGGCGATCTGGAGGGCGCCATGCCTATGCTGGAGGATTTAAGCGTTTGTACGTTCAGTGATACATGCGAAGGAGAAGCCAATGCTCGATGCTATCGATAA
- a CDS encoding YgiT-type zinc finger protein: protein MKIKSCPFCRKKMVLRRLKKTIQFRGVAITYETEAFVCPECGLEAGTIESAGNTQCAIADAYREREQMLTSGDIKTLREEKGLSRAELADLIQTEEVHVMRWECGLIQTEKMDRALRSHLE from the coding sequence ATGAAGATCAAATCATGCCCGTTCTGCCGGAAAAAGATGGTGCTTCGGCGCCTGAAAAAGACCATACAGTTCCGGGGAGTTGCCATCACCTATGAAACCGAGGCCTTTGTCTGCCCGGAATGCGGCCTGGAGGCCGGCACCATTGAATCCGCTGGCAATACCCAGTGTGCCATTGCCGATGCTTATCGTGAAAGAGAGCAGATGCTGACAAGCGGCGACATCAAAACCCTGCGCGAGGAAAAAGGCCTGTCCCGGGCGGAACTGGCGGATTTGATCCAGACGGAGGAAGTCCATGTCATGCGCTGGGAATGCGGATTAATCCAAACTGAAAAGATGGACCGGGCACTGCGAAGTCATCTTGAATAG